The Streptomyces sp. Je 1-332 genome has a window encoding:
- a CDS encoding SprT family zinc-dependent metalloprotease has protein sequence MIDGRRLVVAVSGRRKRLGLTVERDGSVTLRVPPECEVDRAENFVRQSEGWIGAKLRLREEHRPAHPVRAFRDGESFFYLGREYRLLVVERQGGDGGAPVRLLRGRLVLDAAGAVDRRRARRDVIAWYRKAGLRWSRSRLQPWGARMEVPEPDVVVRDVGNRWGTYRRGEGEKGQVALHWAVFQLPSHLVDYVIAHELAHARVSGHGPDYWALLRRALPDCEERKLELDDLGRRLWLGETSGLG, from the coding sequence GTGATCGACGGCAGGAGGCTGGTGGTCGCGGTGAGCGGGCGGCGCAAGAGGCTCGGCCTGACCGTCGAGCGAGACGGTTCGGTCACTCTCCGTGTACCGCCTGAGTGTGAGGTCGACCGGGCGGAGAACTTCGTCAGACAGAGCGAAGGCTGGATCGGCGCCAAGCTCCGGCTGCGCGAGGAGCACCGTCCGGCTCACCCGGTGCGGGCCTTCAGAGACGGAGAGAGCTTCTTCTACCTGGGGCGCGAGTACCGGCTGCTCGTGGTGGAGAGGCAGGGGGGCGATGGGGGCGCGCCGGTGCGGCTTCTGAGGGGGCGGCTGGTCCTGGATGCCGCGGGGGCCGTGGATCGACGCCGGGCGCGACGCGATGTCATTGCCTGGTATCGGAAAGCTGGGCTCCGCTGGTCGCGGAGTCGCCTGCAGCCGTGGGGCGCTCGTATGGAGGTCCCGGAACCGGATGTGGTGGTCCGGGACGTGGGAAATCGCTGGGGAACGTACCGGCGAGGCGAGGGAGAGAAGGGGCAGGTGGCACTGCACTGGGCCGTCTTTCAGCTCCCCTCACATCTTGTCGACTACGTGATCGCTCATGAGCTGGCGCATGCCAGGGTCTCCGGCCATGGACCGGACTATTGGGCCCTGCTCAGGCGGGCGCTTCCTGATTGTGAGGAGCGGAAGCTTGAGTTGGATGACCTGGGGCGAAGGCTTTGGCTTGGGGAGACGTCGGGGCTTGGTTGA
- a CDS encoding NlpC/P60 family protein codes for MAAHRKPRQRSLSGHTARTAATIALAGAATATAFDGTGHADPRLGPAEVKAKVDALYREAEIATEKYNGAKEKAENAEKSLGELRDEAARKTEKLNSARKGIGSIATAQYRSGGIDPAVQLALSSDPDQYLERSALADRADSRQAATVADVQKQLQEIDQLRTEADGTLARLKSRQAELSKHKKTVNGKFDKAKRLLAQLTDDQRAEFAGGDRASRTADRDGTAGTPGAPAKAPNSRASAAVSYAYKALGSPYVWGATGPNAFDCSGLTQAAYRSAGVGLPRTTYAQIAAGERVPRSQLQPGDLVFFYQGISHVGLYVGNGQMIHAPNPSAPVRLAPISQMPFAGATRVA; via the coding sequence GTGGCAGCGCACCGCAAGCCGAGACAGCGCTCGCTCAGTGGCCATACGGCCCGCACCGCCGCCACCATCGCCCTCGCCGGGGCCGCCACGGCCACCGCCTTCGACGGCACGGGACACGCGGACCCGCGGCTCGGCCCGGCCGAGGTGAAAGCCAAGGTCGACGCGCTCTACCGCGAGGCCGAGATCGCCACCGAGAAGTACAACGGCGCCAAGGAGAAGGCCGAGAACGCCGAGAAGTCCCTGGGCGAGCTGCGTGACGAGGCGGCCCGCAAGACGGAGAAGCTCAACTCGGCGCGGAAGGGGATCGGTTCGATCGCCACCGCGCAGTACCGCAGCGGCGGCATCGACCCGGCCGTCCAGCTCGCGCTCTCCTCCGACCCCGACCAGTACCTCGAACGCAGCGCGCTCGCCGACCGGGCCGACAGCCGCCAGGCCGCGACCGTCGCCGACGTACAGAAGCAGCTCCAGGAGATCGACCAGCTGCGCACCGAGGCCGACGGCACCCTCGCGCGTCTCAAGTCCCGCCAGGCGGAGCTGAGCAAGCACAAGAAGACGGTCAACGGAAAGTTCGACAAGGCCAAACGGCTCCTGGCGCAGCTCACCGACGACCAGCGGGCGGAGTTCGCGGGCGGGGACCGGGCATCGCGCACCGCGGACCGTGACGGCACTGCGGGCACTCCGGGCGCCCCGGCCAAGGCCCCCAACTCCCGTGCCTCAGCGGCCGTATCGTACGCCTACAAGGCCCTCGGCAGCCCCTACGTGTGGGGAGCCACCGGACCCAACGCCTTCGACTGCTCGGGGCTCACCCAGGCCGCCTACCGCTCGGCGGGGGTAGGTCTGCCGCGCACGACCTACGCACAGATCGCCGCGGGCGAACGCGTCCCGCGCTCCCAACTCCAGCCGGGCGACCTGGTCTTCTTCTACCAGGGCATCAGCCATGTGGGTCTGTACGTGGGCAACGGCCAGATGATCCACGCCCCGAACCCGAGCGCGCCGGTGCGCCTCGCACCGATCAGCCAGATGCCGTTCGCGGGGGCGACGCGGGTGGCATGA
- a CDS encoding NlpC/P60 family protein produces MASHRKPRTRIAGLRTAPALGITTAALTSVALLSQSAQAAPSAPGKPSLEEVQKKVDDLYQQAGVATQKYNSVKERTDKQRKKVDTLLDDVAQRTDKLNEARQELGTFAAAQYRTGGVSETATMMLADDPQDYFAQNHLSDRLTARQKKAVDDYQTQQASATKQRTKATKSLETLSDSRDELRTSKKTVQKKLGQARTLLSELTAEEKARLAAIEKKKEEEAKRKAAELARKQEAEAEAKRKAAEEAAAKEREKNKETPDSGSGSDTGSGAGSGSGAGAGSGDTDSGYATKAAKVINFAEAQIGKPYVWGATGPDSYDCSGLTQDAWKAAGISLPRTTWDQVKVGTTVKTADAKPGDLVFFYDDISHVGIYIGDGKMIHAPKPGANVRVESIYYMPIHSVVRPA; encoded by the coding sequence TTGGCGTCGCACCGCAAGCCGCGGACCCGCATTGCCGGCCTACGCACCGCCCCCGCCCTCGGCATAACGACGGCGGCCCTCACCTCCGTGGCCCTCCTGTCGCAGAGCGCGCAGGCGGCACCGTCCGCGCCCGGGAAGCCCAGTCTCGAAGAGGTCCAGAAGAAGGTCGACGACCTCTACCAGCAGGCGGGCGTGGCCACCCAGAAGTACAACTCGGTCAAGGAGCGCACCGACAAGCAGCGCAAGAAGGTCGACACCCTTCTCGACGATGTGGCCCAGCGCACCGACAAGCTGAACGAGGCCCGCCAGGAGCTGGGCACGTTCGCCGCGGCCCAGTACCGCACCGGCGGGGTCTCCGAGACCGCCACGATGATGCTCGCCGACGACCCGCAGGACTACTTCGCCCAGAACCACCTGTCGGACCGGCTGACCGCGCGCCAGAAGAAGGCGGTCGACGACTACCAGACGCAGCAGGCCTCGGCGACGAAGCAGCGCACGAAGGCCACCAAGAGCCTGGAAACGCTGAGCGACTCGCGGGACGAGCTCAGGACGAGCAAGAAGACCGTCCAGAAGAAGCTGGGCCAGGCGCGCACGCTGCTCTCGGAGCTGACGGCCGAGGAGAAGGCGCGGCTCGCGGCGATCGAGAAGAAGAAGGAAGAAGAGGCCAAGCGCAAGGCCGCCGAGCTCGCGCGCAAGCAGGAGGCCGAGGCGGAGGCCAAGCGCAAGGCGGCGGAAGAGGCCGCGGCCAAGGAGCGCGAGAAGAACAAGGAGACCCCCGACTCGGGCTCCGGTTCGGACACGGGCTCGGGCGCCGGATCGGGCTCCGGCGCCGGTGCCGGCTCCGGCGACACGGACAGCGGTTACGCGACGAAGGCCGCGAAGGTGATCAACTTCGCCGAGGCCCAGATCGGCAAGCCGTACGTGTGGGGCGCCACAGGCCCCGACTCCTACGACTGCTCCGGGCTCACCCAGGACGCGTGGAAGGCCGCGGGGATCTCCCTGCCGCGTACGACGTGGGACCAGGTGAAGGTCGGCACGACCGTGAAGACCGCCGACGCCAAGCCGGGCGACCTGGTCTTCTTCTACGACGACATCAGCCACGTAGGGATCTACATCGGCGACGGCAAGATGATCCACGCCCCGAAGCCGGGCGCGAACGTCCGCGTCGAGTCGATCTACTACATGCCGATCCACAGCGTGGTCCGCCCCGCGTAA
- the pcrA gene encoding DNA helicase PcrA, with protein sequence MSSLFDDSFLADLQPSRASEGEPPPPPEDSAPESVPHDLFDGKFDAPVPRDAHYRGGAPRPVIDPAALLDGLNENQRAAVVHADSPLLIVAGAGSGKTRVLTHRIAYLLAERHVHPGQILAITFTNKAAGEMKERVEQLVGPRANAMWVSTFHSACVRILRRESKKLGFTSSFSIYDAADSKRLMALVCRDLDIDPKKFPPKSFSAKISNLKNELIDEESFAGQATDGFEKTLAQAYAMYQSRLREANALDFDDLIMTTVHMFRAFPDVAEHYRRRFRHVMVDEYQDTNHAQYALVRELVGPSGGEGDDPAELCVVGDADQSIYAFRGATIRNILQFEEDYPNATTILLEQNYRSTQTILTAANAVIERNESRRPKNLWTNAGAGAGITGYVADTEHDEAQFVADEIDRLTDAGDAKAGDVAIFYRTNAQSRVFEEIFIRVGLPYKVVGGVRFYERKEVRDVLAYLRVLANPEDSVPLRRILNVPKRGIGDRAEAMIDALSQREKISFPQALKRVDEAYGMAARSANAVKRFNVLMEELRTIVESGAGPAVVLEAVLERTGYLAELQASTDPQDETRIENLQELAAVALEFEQDSGEATAGGEGEGEAEGEEAAATGVSGTLSEFLERVALVADSDQIPDEEDDGSGVITLMTLHTAKGLEFPVVFLTGMEDGVFPHMRALGQVKELEEERRLAYVGITRARERLYLTRSSMRSAWGQPSYNPPSRFLEEIPEVHLDWKRKGSVGAPASSGPAASIASSLSSSRSRTGGAQGFATRRTSEKPVVALAVGDRVTHDQFGLGTVVGVKGTGANAEATVDFGDPKPKRLLLRYAPVEKL encoded by the coding sequence ATGAGCAGCCTCTTTGATGACAGCTTCCTGGCGGACCTCCAGCCCTCGCGGGCCTCGGAGGGGGAGCCCCCGCCGCCGCCCGAGGACAGTGCGCCGGAATCCGTTCCGCATGATCTGTTCGACGGGAAGTTCGACGCGCCCGTGCCCCGGGACGCGCACTACCGCGGCGGCGCCCCCCGCCCCGTGATCGACCCGGCTGCCCTGCTCGACGGGCTGAACGAGAACCAGCGCGCGGCCGTCGTGCACGCGGACTCCCCGCTGCTCATCGTCGCGGGCGCCGGCTCCGGCAAGACCCGGGTCCTGACGCACCGCATCGCGTATCTCCTGGCCGAGCGGCACGTGCACCCGGGGCAGATCCTGGCGATCACGTTCACGAACAAGGCCGCGGGCGAGATGAAGGAGCGCGTCGAGCAGCTCGTCGGGCCGCGGGCCAACGCGATGTGGGTGTCGACGTTCCACAGCGCGTGCGTCCGCATCCTGCGCCGCGAGTCGAAGAAGCTCGGCTTCACCTCGTCCTTCTCGATCTACGACGCCGCGGACTCCAAGCGGCTGATGGCGCTGGTCTGCCGCGACCTGGACATCGACCCGAAGAAGTTCCCGCCGAAGTCCTTCAGCGCCAAGATCTCGAACCTGAAGAACGAGCTGATCGACGAGGAGTCCTTCGCCGGCCAGGCCACCGACGGCTTCGAGAAGACGCTCGCCCAGGCGTACGCGATGTACCAGTCGCGGCTGCGCGAGGCCAACGCCCTCGACTTCGACGACCTGATCATGACGACGGTCCACATGTTCCGCGCGTTCCCGGACGTCGCCGAGCACTACCGCCGCCGCTTCCGCCACGTGATGGTCGACGAGTACCAGGACACCAACCACGCCCAGTACGCCCTGGTGCGCGAGCTGGTCGGCCCCTCCGGAGGCGAGGGAGACGACCCCGCCGAGCTGTGTGTCGTGGGTGACGCGGACCAGTCGATCTACGCCTTCCGCGGCGCGACGATCCGCAACATCCTCCAGTTCGAGGAGGACTACCCGAACGCGACGACGATCCTCCTGGAGCAGAACTACCGCTCCACACAGACGATCCTGACCGCGGCCAACGCCGTCATCGAGCGCAACGAAAGCCGCCGCCCCAAGAACCTGTGGACCAACGCGGGCGCGGGCGCGGGCATCACGGGCTACGTCGCCGACACCGAGCACGACGAGGCGCAGTTCGTCGCCGACGAGATCGACCGGCTCACCGACGCGGGCGACGCGAAGGCGGGCGACGTCGCGATCTTCTACCGGACGAACGCGCAGTCCCGTGTCTTCGAAGAGATCTTCATCCGCGTCGGCCTGCCCTACAAGGTCGTCGGCGGCGTGCGCTTCTACGAGCGCAAGGAGGTCCGGGACGTCCTCGCGTATCTGCGGGTGCTCGCCAACCCGGAGGACTCCGTCCCGCTGCGCCGCATTCTGAACGTGCCCAAGAGGGGCATCGGCGACCGCGCGGAGGCGATGATCGACGCGCTCTCGCAGCGCGAGAAGATCTCCTTCCCGCAGGCGCTGAAGCGCGTCGACGAGGCGTACGGGATGGCGGCCCGCTCGGCCAACGCCGTCAAGCGGTTCAACGTGCTGATGGAGGAGCTGCGGACCATCGTCGAGTCCGGCGCGGGCCCCGCCGTGGTCTTGGAGGCCGTGCTCGAACGCACCGGGTATCTCGCCGAGTTGCAGGCCTCGACCGACCCGCAGGACGAGACGCGCATCGAGAACCTCCAGGAACTGGCCGCCGTGGCGCTGGAGTTCGAGCAGGACAGCGGCGAAGCAACTGCAGGAGGCGAAGGCGAAGGGGAGGCCGAGGGCGAAGAGGCCGCGGCCACAGGCGTGTCGGGCACGCTCTCCGAGTTCCTGGAGCGGGTCGCGCTCGTCGCCGACTCGGACCAGATCCCGGACGAGGAGGACGACGGCTCCGGAGTCATCACGCTGATGACGCTGCACACCGCCAAGGGCCTCGAGTTCCCGGTGGTCTTCCTGACCGGCATGGAGGACGGCGTCTTCCCGCACATGCGTGCCCTCGGCCAGGTCAAGGAGCTGGAGGAGGAGCGCCGCCTCGCGTATGTGGGCATCACGCGCGCGCGTGAGCGGCTCTATCTGACGCGGTCCTCGATGCGCAGCGCCTGGGGACAGCCCTCGTACAACCCGCCCTCGCGCTTCCTGGAGGAGATCCCGGAGGTGCACCTGGACTGGAAGCGGAAGGGTTCCGTCGGCGCACCGGCGTCCTCCGGGCCCGCGGCCTCGATTGCCTCCTCCTTGTCGTCGTCGCGCTCGCGCACCGGGGGCGCGCAGGGCTTCGCCACGCGCCGTACCTCGGAGAAGCCGGTGGTCGCGCTGGCGGTGGGGGACCGGGTCACGCACGACCAGTTCGGCCTCGGGACCGTGGTCGGGGTGAAGGGGACGGGCGCCAACGCCGAGGCGACGGTGGACTTCGGAGATCCGAAGCCGAAGCGTCTGCTGCTGCGGTACGCACCGGTGGAGAAGCTGTGA
- a CDS encoding peptidoglycan DD-metalloendopeptidase family protein: protein MNDRHPSGSSTPPASAPADYAPYAAYDLQSTEHGAYAGYDGYATGSLDSTGSYATAGPDTGSFASDPLFGDMPGSSYDTGQWSTTGTQQTLNYDPYAAQHQAAYETSGYETGSYDTGAMWTTGGYQHVSADIPAQPGGPEATSQWDATAWNQPQQTGQWETQAFDTGAYDATAWNSSGQDMTYGSTGTHETLVTNDPLGTYEDQDTPGAADPYEADPYELSPYDTGAYAVDPYLSESHSPEAYAQPAAAEHEFTPDEAPADSLGPVEPIRRGAAGDGEPPVMDRPHGSRSRARRRSPAKRSALFTVAVPSACVMGVAGIAAASVGDFGGGDEKEAQAASAPDPASVQPSAANNKLDTQLANLSADAGDFADRASRTQERIDLKAEKAAAEKKAAEEAARKERLRPKFSLPVKQHGLSAYYGQAGINWMSAHSGIDFPVSYGTEVLAATDGTVSTKWNSAYGNMAIVTAKDGTETWYCHLSTHKVSSGPVKAGDPIAFSGNSGNSTGPHLHFEVRPGGGSAIDPLPWLRSHGLDPT, encoded by the coding sequence GTGAACGACCGTCACCCGTCGGGGAGCTCGACACCCCCGGCCTCGGCACCTGCCGACTATGCGCCCTACGCGGCGTATGACCTGCAGAGCACCGAGCACGGCGCCTACGCCGGGTACGACGGCTACGCCACAGGAAGCCTGGACTCCACAGGCAGCTACGCGACGGCCGGTCCGGACACCGGAAGCTTCGCGTCCGACCCCCTCTTCGGTGACATGCCCGGCAGTTCGTATGACACCGGCCAGTGGTCCACCACAGGGACGCAGCAAACGCTGAACTACGACCCGTACGCCGCGCAGCACCAAGCCGCGTACGAAACCAGTGGTTACGAGACCGGCAGCTACGACACCGGTGCCATGTGGACGACCGGCGGTTATCAGCACGTCTCCGCCGACATCCCCGCACAGCCCGGCGGCCCCGAAGCCACGAGCCAGTGGGACGCCACCGCCTGGAACCAGCCGCAGCAGACCGGCCAGTGGGAGACCCAGGCCTTCGACACCGGCGCGTACGACGCGACCGCGTGGAACTCCAGCGGCCAGGACATGACGTACGGGTCCACAGGGACGCACGAGACGCTCGTGACGAACGATCCCCTCGGGACGTACGAAGATCAGGACACGCCCGGAGCAGCCGACCCGTACGAGGCCGACCCGTACGAACTTTCGCCCTACGACACCGGGGCTTATGCGGTCGATCCGTACCTCTCCGAGTCTCACTCCCCCGAGGCCTACGCCCAACCGGCCGCCGCCGAACACGAGTTCACCCCCGACGAGGCGCCCGCCGATTCGCTCGGCCCGGTCGAGCCGATCCGCCGGGGCGCCGCAGGTGACGGCGAGCCGCCGGTCATGGACCGTCCGCACGGCTCCCGCTCGCGGGCCCGCCGCCGCTCCCCCGCCAAGCGCTCCGCGCTCTTCACCGTCGCCGTGCCCTCCGCCTGCGTGATGGGCGTCGCGGGTATCGCCGCCGCTTCCGTGGGCGACTTCGGCGGCGGTGACGAGAAGGAGGCGCAGGCGGCATCGGCCCCCGACCCCGCGTCGGTTCAGCCCTCGGCCGCCAACAACAAGCTCGACACGCAGCTGGCGAACCTCTCCGCGGACGCCGGTGACTTCGCCGACCGCGCGAGCCGCACGCAGGAGCGCATCGACCTCAAGGCGGAGAAGGCGGCCGCCGAGAAGAAGGCCGCCGAGGAAGCCGCGCGCAAGGAGCGCCTGCGTCCCAAGTTCTCGCTGCCGGTGAAGCAGCACGGCCTGAGCGCGTACTACGGCCAGGCGGGCATCAACTGGATGTCCGCGCACTCCGGCATCGACTTCCCGGTGTCGTACGGCACCGAGGTGCTCGCCGCCACCGACGGCACGGTCTCCACGAAGTGGAACAGCGCCTACGGCAACATGGCGATCGTGACCGCCAAGGACGGCACGGAGACGTGGTACTGCCACCTCTCCACGCACAAGGTCTCCAGCGGCCCCGTCAAGGCGGGCGACCCCATCGCCTTCTCCGGCAACTCCGGCAACTCCACGGGACCGCACCTGCACTTCGAGGTGCGCCCCGGCGGCGGCTCGGCGATCGACCCGCTGCCGTGGCTCCGCAGCCACGGCCTCGACCCGACGTAA
- a CDS encoding alpha/beta fold hydrolase: MTITRVLPFRPPRLQLPARLAGLSMALLKATALEVAILAGHLLLYPSGIAQERRLIAEPASPDAPRLPAESRPPVVLLHGFIDNRSVFVLLRRSLAQHGGQHVESLNYSPLTCDIRTAAELLGRHIEEICERTGHDRVDIVGHSLGGLIARYYAQRLGGDERVRTLVTLGTPHGGTRVVPLADAHPIVRQMRPGSDLIEELREPAPDCRTRFVSFWSDLDQLMAPLETACVNHPDLNAQNVRVSGIGHLALPVHPAVASGIRQALDPPAPGTLATGAESGLTVA, from the coding sequence ATGACCATCACGAGGGTCCTGCCCTTTCGCCCGCCCCGCCTCCAGCTGCCCGCCAGACTGGCGGGGCTCTCCATGGCTCTGCTGAAGGCGACCGCACTCGAGGTGGCGATCCTTGCCGGACACCTCCTCCTCTACCCCTCGGGCATCGCCCAGGAACGCCGGCTCATCGCCGAACCGGCGTCTCCCGACGCCCCTCGCCTCCCCGCGGAGAGCAGGCCACCGGTCGTACTCCTGCACGGCTTCATCGACAACCGTTCGGTCTTCGTCCTCCTGCGCCGCTCCCTGGCGCAGCACGGCGGCCAGCACGTGGAGTCCCTCAACTACTCCCCTCTCACCTGCGACATCCGCACCGCCGCCGAGCTGCTCGGCCGCCACATAGAGGAGATCTGCGAGCGCACGGGCCACGACCGGGTGGACATCGTCGGGCACAGCCTCGGCGGCCTGATAGCCCGTTACTACGCGCAGCGCCTCGGCGGCGACGAGCGCGTCCGCACGCTAGTCACGCTCGGCACTCCGCACGGGGGCACGCGGGTGGTGCCGCTGGCCGACGCGCATCCGATCGTGCGCCAGATGCGCCCCGGCTCGGACCTGATCGAGGAACTGCGCGAACCCGCTCCGGACTGCCGGACCCGTTTCGTGAGCTTCTGGAGCGATCTGGACCAGCTGATGGCCCCACTCGAGACAGCCTGCGTCAACCACCCCGACCTGAACGCACAGAACGTACGTGTCTCCGGTATCGGTCATCTCGCCCTGCCCGTGCACCCCGCGGTCGCCTCCGGCATCCGCCAAGCCCTCGATCCGCCCGCTCCGGGGACTCTCGCGACGGGCGCTGAAAGCGGACTGACCGTGGCCTGA
- a CDS encoding cobalamin B12-binding domain-containing protein produces MGVAAGPIRVVVAKPGLDGHDRGAKVIARALRDAGMEVIYTGLHQTPEQVVDTAIQEDADAIGLSILSGAHNTLFARVIELLKERDAEDIKVFGGGIIPEADIAPLKEKGVAEIFTPGATTASIVDWVRANVRQPAGA; encoded by the coding sequence ATGGGTGTGGCAGCCGGTCCGATCCGCGTGGTGGTGGCCAAGCCGGGTCTCGACGGTCATGATCGCGGAGCCAAGGTGATCGCGCGGGCACTGCGTGACGCGGGTATGGAGGTCATCTACACCGGCCTGCATCAGACGCCCGAGCAGGTGGTCGACACCGCGATCCAGGAGGACGCCGACGCGATCGGTCTGTCCATCCTCTCCGGCGCGCACAACACGCTCTTCGCGCGCGTGATCGAGCTCCTCAAGGAGCGTGACGCGGAGGACATCAAGGTCTTTGGCGGCGGCATCATCCCCGAGGCGGACATCGCGCCGCTCAAGGAGAAGGGTGTCGCGGAGATCTTCACCCCCGGTGCGACGACGGCCTCGATCGTGGACTGGGTCCGGGCAAACGTCCGCCAGCCGGCGGGCGCCTGA
- a CDS encoding DUF5691 domain-containing protein, whose translation MTGNTTPTPHTTPHTTPAKATARAEATAAPWEDLDTPWEDLVTAALLGTDRRTPPVRTQGKNAPTALLDAAAVQTVRRRAGLSPAQAAAPPEPAADDPRPVVPPAARRRLATLLTDHPGAGSGGRRGAVPDLMELLPQWLALANDRGFAAPPELLPALLNAARGRTDLRPQALTFAGPRALWLARLNPDWKFALRSAPGGGAALPAPEETAQVQQLWEEGLFAERVALLGAVRSHDPDAARELLASTWSTERAEDRLMFLDSLRTHLRDADEPFLEQALADRSRNVRATAAELLSALPSSALAARMADRAASCVAIDHAQGTKSMPTLTVEAPHECDAGMERDGVTPKPPTGRGERSWWLGQLVEAAPLGTWSERLGGRNPAEIVALPVADDWRSELHAAWCRAAVRQRDAVWSQALLGVPSSPDAAGPGAASLAERAKLLAALPGGERADWVAGFIATHGLSEAFQLLGVCELPWSEPLGRAVVDALNIARDAGSYPWSFSGVMGLAERCLDPAEAVRLDALTAIPDEPEDASPGAGGYWSEAFQRLVSTLRLRAAMRAELGALPESEAPPS comes from the coding sequence ATGACCGGCAACACCACACCCACACCACACACAACACCACACACGACACCCGCCAAGGCGACCGCTCGCGCCGAAGCGACCGCCGCCCCCTGGGAGGACCTGGACACCCCCTGGGAGGACCTGGTCACCGCCGCGCTCCTCGGCACCGACCGCCGCACTCCCCCCGTACGCACCCAAGGCAAGAACGCACCGACCGCCCTCCTGGACGCGGCCGCGGTGCAGACCGTGCGGCGCAGAGCCGGGCTGTCCCCCGCGCAAGCGGCCGCACCTCCTGAGCCAGCGGCGGACGATCCCAGGCCCGTGGTGCCGCCTGCGGCACGGCGCAGGCTCGCCACGCTGCTCACCGATCACCCCGGAGCGGGCAGCGGTGGCCGCCGGGGCGCGGTGCCCGACCTTATGGAACTGCTGCCCCAGTGGCTGGCGTTGGCCAACGACCGCGGCTTCGCGGCGCCACCGGAGCTGCTCCCCGCTCTCCTGAACGCGGCCCGCGGGCGCACGGATCTCAGGCCGCAGGCCCTCACCTTCGCAGGCCCGCGGGCACTGTGGCTGGCCCGGCTCAACCCGGACTGGAAGTTCGCTCTCCGCTCCGCTCCGGGCGGCGGGGCGGCTTTGCCGGCCCCGGAAGAGACCGCACAGGTCCAGCAGCTCTGGGAGGAGGGTCTCTTCGCCGAGCGCGTCGCCCTGCTCGGCGCGGTGCGGTCCCATGACCCGGACGCAGCCCGGGAGTTGCTCGCTTCCACCTGGAGTACGGAGCGAGCGGAGGACCGCCTGATGTTCCTCGACTCCCTGCGCACCCACCTGCGTGACGCCGACGAGCCGTTCCTGGAGCAGGCCCTCGCCGACCGCAGCCGTAACGTCCGCGCCACGGCGGCCGAGCTCCTTTCCGCGCTCCCCTCGTCCGCCCTGGCCGCGCGGATGGCGGACCGTGCAGCGTCCTGCGTGGCCATCGATCACGCGCAGGGCACGAAGAGCATGCCGACGCTCACCGTCGAGGCGCCGCACGAGTGCGACGCGGGCATGGAGCGCGACGGCGTCACCCCGAAGCCGCCGACGGGGCGAGGCGAACGCTCCTGGTGGTTGGGCCAGTTGGTGGAGGCCGCTCCGCTCGGCACCTGGTCGGAGCGGCTCGGCGGCCGTAACCCCGCCGAGATCGTGGCGCTTCCCGTGGCCGACGACTGGCGGAGCGAGCTGCACGCCGCGTGGTGCCGCGCGGCCGTGCGGCAGCGCGACGCGGTCTGGTCCCAGGCGCTGCTCGGCGTCCCCTCGTCCCCCGACGCTGCGGGGCCCGGCGCGGCATCGCTCGCCGAGCGCGCGAAGCTCCTCGCAGCGCTGCCTGGCGGGGAGCGGGCCGACTGGGTCGCGGGGTTCATCGCGACGCACGGCCTCTCGGAGGCGTTCCAACTGCTCGGCGTGTGCGAGCTGCCCTGGTCGGAGCCGCTGGGCCGGGCGGTGGTGGACGCGTTGAACATCGCACGGGACGCCGGGAGTTACCCCTGGAGCTTCAGCGGAGTGATGGGCCTCGCGGAGCGCTGCCTGGACCCGGCGGAAGCGGTCCGTCTGGACGCACTGACGGCGATACCGGACGAGCCGGAGGACGCGTCCCCCGGAGCCGGCGGCTACTGGTCGGAGGCTTTCCAGCGCCTGGTCAGTACGTTGCGTCTACGCGCGGCAATGCGAGCGGAACTTGGCGCGCTCCCAGAGTCCGAGGCGCCGCCATCCTAG